One part of the Vicia villosa cultivar HV-30 ecotype Madison, WI linkage group LG6, Vvil1.0, whole genome shotgun sequence genome encodes these proteins:
- the LOC131614703 gene encoding two-component response regulator ARR22-like: MDNAMKDGSEVITFTDIDADRQTGPRIIRALVVDNDDHIRKTHEDILKTLDVETRSVKTGQEALEIISYDRIYDLILIRRTLPVKDGIEVTKMLRTMEYPGTIIGVSHYPLTEEQAKEFYGAGLDGCIDYETPLRAKTVESLVSSIPPPQPWQKRVNYNVEYNSFFRPDSPFRFGQIYHSSSGPGSGSSSCKSRKSHK; the protein is encoded by the exons ATGGACAATGCAATGAAAGACGGATCCGAAGTCATAACGTTCACTGATATTGACGCTGATCGTCAAACGGGCCCTCGAATAATAAGAGCACTTGTTGTGGACAATGATGACCACATTCGAAAGACTCATGAAGATATTTTGAAAACACTTGATGTGGAAACTCGTTCAGTGAAAACTGGCCAAGAAGCCTTAGAAATAATTTCTTATGATCGGATCTATGACCTAATCCTCATTCGTAGGACTTTGCCCGTCAAAGATGGAATTGAG GTGACAAAGATGCTGCGAACCATGGAGTACCCTGGAACTATTATTGGTGTGTCACATTATCCCCTTACAGAAGAACAAGCGAAAGAATTTTATGGAGCAGGGCTAGATGGTTGCATTGATTATGAGACACCGTTGAGAGCTAAAACGGTTGAATCACTGGTTAGCAGTATTCCACCTCCCCAACCCTGGCAGAAAAGAGTTAATTATAATGTAGAATACAATTCTTTTTTCCGTCCTGATTCTCCTTTTCGTTTTGGCCAGATTTATCATTCAAGTTCTGGTCCTGGTTCAGGTTCAAGTTCTTGCAAATCTCGCAAATCTCACAAATAG